In Pirellulaceae bacterium, the sequence GTTCCCTCAATACTCTCGATGACCTGATCGATCAAGTTGTATTCTTTGGCTTCTGTCGCGGTCATGAAGCGATCACGATCGGTGTCCGCCTCAATTTTCTCGATCGATTGGCCAGTATGTTTGATCAGAATCTCATTGAGACGCTGTTTTACATTTTTAAATTCTTTTGCATGGATCATGATTTCTTCCGCCGTTCCTTGCATTCCTGCCAGGGGCTGGTGAATCATGATACGGGCATTTGGCAACGCGTGACGTTTACCAGCAGCGCCAGCCGCCAACAAGACAGCACCCATCGAGGCAGCTTGTCCAATGCAATAAGTTGCGACATCGCAGGTCACAAACTGCATCGTGTCATAGATCGCTAGGCCGGCGCTCACGCTCCCACCTGGCGAATTGACATACAAGTGAATGTCCGCCTTAGGATCCTCGGATTGTAGGAACAGCAACTGGGCCACCAATGAATTGGCAACTTCGTCGTTGACCTGGGAGCCCAGGAAGATAATGCGGTCTTTGAGCAATCGACTGTAAATGTCGAACACTCGTTCTTCACGACCACTTTTTTCGACTACGTAGGGAATCAATGGCATCGCGCCGCAACTCCATCAGTTATTTCAACAATTAAGGTTGGCATCCATTGCACGGTTCGTGTGCATCGCTTCAAGGCGAATTCAGAATCCTGTTAGTCATCGTCATCGTCATTGTCATTTTCGGGT encodes:
- the clpP gene encoding ATP-dependent Clp endopeptidase proteolytic subunit ClpP; translation: MPLIPYVVEKSGREERVFDIYSRLLKDRIIFLGSQVNDEVANSLVAQLLFLQSEDPKADIHLYVNSPGGSVSAGLAIYDTMQFVTCDVATYCIGQAASMGAVLLAAGAAGKRHALPNARIMIHQPLAGMQGTAEEIMIHAKEFKNVKQRLNEILIKHTGQSIEKIEADTDRDRFMTATEAKEYNLIDQVIESIEGTKK